Proteins co-encoded in one Kribbella solani genomic window:
- a CDS encoding M15 family metallopeptidase encodes MTVLLSDERITRIPAIENDEPLVDLFTRGIATTGRQFARESVADRLAVADAFLPTGIRLHVREGLRPIESQQEIYDGYRAELERLHPGISDQDVHVLASRFVSPVEVAPHVAGAAVDLTLIVANGELDLGTPIDATPEQSDGACFFAATNISREARTNRSLLADVLTAAGLVNYPTEWWHWSYGDRYWAYLEDRPAALYGPATNLLVPRVGDCLSDCGVQVRASWWRRGSLDAFPSWLFLRRREVRAWAPQAPKNLRRGALGLST; translated from the coding sequence ATGACCGTCCTGCTGAGCGACGAGCGGATCACCCGCATCCCGGCGATCGAGAACGACGAGCCACTGGTCGACCTGTTCACCCGTGGCATCGCGACGACCGGCCGGCAGTTCGCCCGGGAGAGCGTCGCGGACCGGCTCGCGGTGGCCGATGCCTTCTTGCCCACGGGCATTCGGTTGCACGTACGCGAAGGACTGCGGCCGATCGAGAGTCAGCAGGAGATCTACGACGGGTACCGCGCCGAGCTGGAGCGGCTGCATCCGGGGATCTCCGATCAGGACGTGCACGTACTCGCCAGCCGGTTCGTGTCACCGGTCGAGGTAGCGCCGCATGTCGCGGGTGCGGCGGTCGACCTGACGCTGATCGTGGCGAACGGCGAACTGGACCTCGGTACGCCGATCGACGCGACCCCGGAGCAGAGCGACGGCGCCTGCTTCTTCGCGGCCACCAACATCAGCCGGGAGGCGCGGACGAACCGTTCCCTGCTCGCCGACGTACTCACGGCCGCCGGGCTGGTGAACTACCCGACCGAGTGGTGGCACTGGTCGTACGGCGACCGCTACTGGGCCTACCTGGAAGATCGCCCGGCCGCGCTGTACGGACCCGCGACGAATCTACTAGTGCCCCGCGTCGGAGATTGTTTGAGTGATTGCGGTGTCCAGGTGCGTGCATCGTGGTGGCGGAGGGGCAGCCTCGATGCTTTTCCATCGTGGCTGTTCCTCCGCCGCCGCGAGGTGCGTGCCTGGGCGCCGCAAGCGCCAAAGAATCTCCGACGCGGGGCACTAGGCCTTTCGACCTGA
- a CDS encoding NAD(P)H-dependent oxidoreductase subunit E encodes MTSEVVAAAPVPVPGRAQRVRELALARQDLRGPLIPILHAVQEELGYVAPADVAVLADVLNLSVAEVHGVVTFYKDFRRTPAGRTTVTICQAEACRSVGAVALAAHAQATTGCGFGETTADNRLTLEQTYCFGNCALGPAVQVGDKLHGRVTPTRLDALLGDAR; translated from the coding sequence ATGACGAGTGAGGTCGTGGCCGCCGCCCCCGTCCCGGTCCCCGGGCGCGCCCAGCGAGTGCGCGAGCTCGCCCTCGCCCGGCAGGATCTGCGCGGACCGCTGATCCCGATCCTGCATGCGGTGCAGGAGGAGCTCGGGTACGTCGCGCCGGCCGACGTCGCGGTCCTCGCCGACGTACTCAACCTTTCGGTCGCCGAGGTGCACGGCGTCGTCACGTTCTACAAGGACTTCCGGCGTACGCCCGCCGGCCGCACGACCGTGACCATCTGCCAAGCCGAGGCGTGCCGCTCGGTGGGCGCGGTCGCCCTGGCCGCCCACGCCCAGGCGACGACCGGCTGCGGCTTCGGCGAAACCACGGCCGACAACCGTCTGACCCTCGAACAGACGTACTGCTTCGGCAACTGCGCCCTCGGCCCAGCCGTACAAGTAGGCGACAAACTCCACGGCCGAGTCACCCCCACCCGCCTGGACGCCCTCCTGGGAGACGCCCGATGA
- a CDS encoding NADH-ubiquinone oxidoreductase-F iron-sulfur binding region domain-containing protein: MTHDAEPADPSSTPAPGTRPADPSSTPAPGTRPADPSSTPAPGTRPAGRVFVSCDSAARSVGADEVAERIAAQAAEVEIVRTGSRGMLWLEPMVEVETPEGRVGYGPVAPEDVDGLIAAGMLTGSPSIAGCLGLVDELPWMAKQQRVTFARVGVVDPISTTDYVAHGGMKGLRAALELPPAEVVEAVVESGLRGRGGAGFPTGIKWRTVLGAEADLKFVCCNADEGDSGTFADRMLIEGDPFTLIEGMTIAAYAVGAAEGYVYLRSEYPDAVATLTTAIERARAEGWLGPDILGSGFGFDLQVRVGAGAYICGEETSMLESLEGKRGMVRSKPPIPALQGLFGRPTVVNNVLSLATIPAILADGAVKYAAYGTGRSLGTSVFQLGGNVARGGIVETAFGITLGELVNDFGGGTASGRPVRAVQVGGPLGAYLPVEQFGLPMDYEAFAAAGAMVGHGGIVVFDDTVDMAAMARFAFEFCAAESCGKCTPCRVGAVRGVETIDRIMTDTAGSDRARNLVLLDDLCELMTDGSLCAMGGLTPMPVRSAVRHFGEDFHA; encoded by the coding sequence ATGACCCATGACGCCGAGCCGGCCGACCCCTCATCCACTCCCGCGCCGGGTACTCGTCCAGCCGACCCCTCATCCACTCCCGCGCCGGGTACTCGTCCAGCCGACCCCTCATCCACTCCCGCGCCGGGTACTCGTCCGGCCGGCCGGGTGTTTGTTTCTTGCGACTCGGCGGCGCGGTCGGTCGGCGCGGACGAGGTCGCCGAGCGGATCGCCGCGCAGGCGGCGGAGGTGGAGATCGTACGCACCGGCTCGCGGGGAATGTTGTGGCTCGAACCGATGGTGGAGGTGGAGACCCCCGAGGGACGAGTCGGCTACGGACCGGTCGCCCCTGAGGACGTCGACGGCCTGATCGCCGCCGGCATGCTCACCGGCTCGCCATCAATCGCCGGGTGCCTTGGGCTGGTGGACGAGCTGCCCTGGATGGCAAAGCAGCAGCGGGTGACGTTCGCGCGGGTCGGCGTGGTGGACCCGATCTCGACCACCGACTACGTCGCACACGGTGGGATGAAGGGGCTTCGGGCCGCACTGGAGCTGCCGCCGGCGGAGGTTGTCGAAGCAGTGGTGGAATCGGGCCTGCGCGGACGCGGTGGCGCCGGCTTCCCCACCGGGATCAAGTGGCGGACCGTACTCGGCGCCGAAGCGGACCTGAAGTTCGTCTGCTGCAACGCCGACGAAGGCGACTCCGGCACCTTTGCCGACCGGATGCTGATCGAAGGCGATCCGTTCACACTGATCGAAGGCATGACCATCGCCGCGTACGCCGTCGGTGCCGCTGAAGGCTACGTGTACCTCCGCTCGGAGTACCCCGATGCGGTGGCAACCCTGACAACCGCGATCGAACGGGCGCGCGCGGAAGGCTGGCTGGGCCCGGACATCCTCGGCTCCGGTTTCGGCTTCGACCTGCAGGTACGGGTCGGCGCCGGCGCGTACATCTGCGGCGAGGAAACCTCCATGCTCGAAAGCCTCGAAGGCAAACGCGGAATGGTTCGCTCCAAACCTCCGATCCCTGCTCTGCAAGGACTCTTCGGCCGCCCGACCGTGGTGAACAACGTGTTGTCATTGGCAACGATTCCGGCGATTCTCGCGGACGGCGCAGTAAAGTACGCCGCGTACGGAACCGGCCGCTCGCTCGGAACCAGCGTCTTCCAGCTGGGTGGAAACGTCGCCCGCGGCGGCATCGTGGAAACCGCGTTCGGGATCACCCTCGGCGAACTGGTCAACGACTTCGGCGGCGGTACCGCGTCCGGCCGGCCGGTGCGCGCGGTACAGGTCGGCGGCCCGCTCGGCGCGTACCTTCCGGTCGAGCAGTTCGGGCTGCCGATGGACTACGAGGCGTTCGCGGCCGCCGGCGCGATGGTCGGGCACGGCGGGATCGTGGTGTTCGACGACACCGTGGACATGGCGGCGATGGCCCGGTTCGCGTTCGAGTTCTGCGCGGCCGAGTCGTGCGGGAAGTGCACCCCGTGCCGGGTCGGCGCGGTCCGCGGCGTGGAGACGATCGACCGCATCATGACCGACACCGCCGGTAGCGACCGGGCGCGGAACCTGGTCCTGCTCGACGACCTGTGCGAACTGATGACCGACGGCTCGCTCTGCGCGATGGGCGGCCTGACCCCGATGCCGGTACGCAGTGCCGTCCGCCACTTCGGAGAGGACTTCCACGCATGA
- the fdhF gene encoding formate dehydrogenase subunit alpha yields the protein MTLLKEPDFGTPARPGAATVELTVDGVAVRVPPGTSVLRAAKEAGVDVPKLCATDNLEAFGSCRLCVVEIDGVRGTPASCTTPVAAGMVVRTQNERLGKLRRGVMELYISDHPLDCLTCSANGDCELQDMAGVTGLREVRYGSGVDAGANHLDLPTDSSNPYFDFEASKCIACSRCVRACDEVQGTLALTIEGRGFDSKVAAGAGGSFFDSDCVSCGACVQACPTATLQEKSVVELGMPTRTVLTTCAYCGVGCSFKAELRGDELVRMVPYKNGGANEGHSCVKGRFAFGYASHPDRVLEPMVRDKISDPWRTVSWPEAISFTARRLREIQAAHGQGSIGAITSSRTTNEEVYAVQKLVRAVFGNNNVDTCARVCHSPTGYGLKQTFGESAGTQDFRSVDESDVILVIGSNPTDAHPVFGSRMKQRIRQGAKLIVIDPRRIDLVRTPHVEAAYHLELRPGTNVAIVNALAHVVVTEGLVDREFVASRCEDFEAWETFIAQPEHSPEAVADICGVPADKIRAAARLYATGGNAAIYYGLGVTEHSQGSTMVMGMANLAMATGNIGRPGVGVNPMRGQNNVQGSCDMGSFPHELPGYRHVSNDDVREIYEQLWGTPILNEPGLRIPNMFDAAIDGSFKALFVQGEDIAQSDPNTQHVFAALGALELLVVQDLFVNETAKFAHVLLPGTSFLEKDGTFTNAERRINRVRPIMAPRTGKQEWEIICEIAQAMGYPMQYESAARIMDEIALTTPTFTGVSFDRLDELGSIQWPCDVDHPEGTPIMHSAEFTRGKGRFMETVYVPTSERSTRKFPLILTTGRILSQYNVGAQTRRTANVAWHSEDVLELHPHDAEVRGVTDGDLIALSSRVGRTELRAKISDRMPVGVCYTTFHHPVSGANVVTTDNSDWATNCPEYKVTAVQVDLVPTSVAAVPEVVVAGGK from the coding sequence ATGACGCTGCTGAAGGAACCTGACTTCGGTACGCCGGCCCGCCCCGGTGCCGCCACCGTCGAGCTGACCGTCGACGGCGTAGCAGTGCGGGTCCCACCGGGTACTTCGGTCCTGCGCGCGGCGAAGGAAGCCGGTGTGGACGTACCGAAACTGTGCGCGACCGACAACCTGGAGGCGTTCGGGTCGTGCCGGTTGTGCGTGGTCGAGATCGACGGCGTCCGCGGCACGCCCGCTTCGTGTACGACGCCGGTCGCGGCGGGCATGGTCGTACGCACCCAGAACGAGCGGCTCGGCAAACTGCGCCGCGGCGTGATGGAGCTGTACATCTCCGATCACCCGCTCGACTGCCTGACCTGCTCGGCCAACGGCGACTGCGAGTTGCAGGACATGGCCGGCGTCACCGGACTGCGCGAAGTGCGGTACGGCTCGGGTGTCGACGCCGGCGCGAATCATCTGGATCTACCAACGGATTCGTCCAACCCGTACTTCGATTTCGAGGCATCGAAGTGCATCGCGTGCTCGCGCTGCGTCCGCGCGTGTGACGAAGTACAGGGAACGCTCGCGCTGACGATCGAAGGGCGTGGCTTCGACTCGAAGGTCGCGGCCGGTGCCGGCGGATCGTTCTTCGATTCCGACTGCGTGTCCTGCGGCGCGTGCGTGCAGGCCTGTCCGACCGCGACGCTGCAGGAGAAGTCGGTCGTCGAGCTCGGGATGCCGACGCGGACAGTGCTGACGACGTGCGCGTACTGCGGGGTCGGCTGTTCGTTCAAGGCCGAGTTGCGCGGCGACGAACTGGTGCGGATGGTGCCGTACAAGAACGGCGGCGCGAACGAAGGACACTCGTGTGTGAAAGGGCGGTTCGCGTTCGGGTACGCGAGTCACCCGGACCGGGTGCTGGAGCCGATGGTGCGGGACAAGATCTCCGACCCGTGGCGGACGGTCTCGTGGCCGGAGGCGATCTCGTTCACCGCCCGGCGATTGCGGGAGATCCAGGCGGCGCATGGGCAAGGGTCGATCGGCGCGATCACCTCGTCGCGGACGACCAACGAAGAGGTGTACGCGGTCCAGAAGCTGGTTCGCGCCGTGTTCGGGAACAACAATGTCGACACCTGCGCGCGGGTCTGTCATTCACCGACCGGGTACGGACTGAAACAGACCTTCGGCGAATCCGCCGGCACGCAGGATTTCCGTTCCGTCGACGAATCCGACGTGATTCTGGTGATCGGTTCGAACCCGACCGACGCGCACCCGGTCTTCGGATCGCGAATGAAACAACGCATTCGGCAAGGCGCGAAACTGATCGTGATCGACCCGCGACGGATCGACCTGGTGCGTACGCCGCATGTCGAGGCCGCGTACCACCTGGAGCTCCGGCCGGGTACGAATGTCGCGATCGTCAACGCCTTGGCGCATGTGGTGGTGACGGAAGGACTGGTGGACCGGGAGTTCGTCGCGAGCCGGTGCGAGGACTTCGAGGCGTGGGAAACCTTCATCGCACAACCGGAGCACAGCCCGGAGGCGGTCGCGGACATCTGCGGCGTACCGGCGGACAAGATCCGCGCGGCGGCGCGGCTGTACGCGACCGGCGGCAACGCGGCGATCTACTACGGTCTCGGCGTCACCGAACACAGCCAGGGCTCGACCATGGTGATGGGGATGGCGAACCTCGCGATGGCGACCGGGAACATCGGCCGGCCGGGCGTCGGCGTGAACCCGATGCGCGGCCAGAACAACGTCCAGGGTTCGTGCGACATGGGTTCGTTCCCGCACGAGCTGCCCGGCTACCGGCATGTTTCCAACGACGATGTCCGTGAGATCTACGAGCAGTTGTGGGGTACGCCGATCCTGAACGAACCCGGGCTGCGGATTCCGAACATGTTCGACGCGGCGATCGACGGTTCGTTCAAGGCCTTGTTCGTGCAGGGCGAGGACATCGCGCAGTCCGATCCGAACACCCAGCACGTGTTCGCGGCGCTCGGCGCGCTGGAACTGCTGGTGGTGCAGGACCTGTTCGTCAACGAGACCGCGAAATTCGCGCACGTGTTGCTGCCCGGGACCTCGTTCCTGGAAAAGGACGGCACGTTCACGAACGCCGAGCGGCGGATCAACCGGGTCCGGCCGATCATGGCACCGCGAACCGGCAAACAGGAATGGGAGATCATCTGCGAGATCGCGCAGGCGATGGGGTACCCGATGCAGTACGAGTCGGCGGCGCGGATCATGGACGAGATCGCACTGACCACGCCGACGTTCACCGGGGTGTCTTTCGATCGGCTGGACGAACTCGGCTCGATCCAATGGCCTTGCGACGTGGACCATCCGGAGGGTACGCCGATCATGCACTCGGCCGAATTCACCCGCGGCAAAGGCCGGTTCATGGAGACCGTTTACGTGCCGACCTCGGAGCGGTCGACCCGGAAGTTCCCGTTGATTCTGACGACCGGGCGCATTCTTTCGCAGTACAACGTCGGGGCGCAGACGCGGCGGACGGCGAATGTGGCTTGGCATTCCGAGGACGTACTGGAACTGCATCCGCATGACGCCGAAGTACGCGGGGTGACCGACGGCGATCTGATCGCATTGTCCAGCCGGGTCGGGCGGACCGAACTGCGCGCGAAGATCTCGGACCGGATGCCGGTCGGGGTCTGCTACACGACGTTCCACCATCCGGTGAGTGGCGCGAACGTCGTCACCACTGACAACTCGGACTGGGCGACGAACTGCCCCGAATACAAGGTCACCGCGGTGCAAGTGGATCTCGTTCCGACCTCAGTCGCTGCTGTTCCTGAAGTAGTTGTTGCTGGAGGCAAGTGA
- a CDS encoding formate dehydrogenase subunit delta: MSSGVPPYVRLANEIAAQFAHRAPAEAATAIANHLRVTWDPRMKSALIEYARSGGPDLAPAAAQAAHHLQAGS; the protein is encoded by the coding sequence ATGAGTTCGGGAGTGCCGCCGTACGTGCGGTTGGCGAACGAGATCGCGGCGCAGTTCGCGCATCGTGCGCCGGCGGAGGCGGCCACGGCGATCGCCAACCACCTGCGGGTGACGTGGGATCCGCGGATGAAGAGCGCGCTGATCGAGTACGCCAGGTCGGGTGGTCCGGATCTCGCTCCCGCCGCTGCCCAGGCCGCCCACCACCTGCAAGCCGGCTCGTGA
- a CDS encoding molybdopterin-binding protein, with amino-acid sequence MDGPQDTPHSNPGLSHSGHVSWDAARELAHAAGRPGVAVSLDLSETIGCVLAVPLISPVAVPPVDRSAMDGYAVCGPGPWQVTHHVAAGATDPGELTEGQATTIVTGATVPTGTTAVIPSEQALHTGNHLTRTSPPSERMGEEGGPARGTGGVTAGAAPPRAPVRDHIRRVGEECWAGDELLSAGVVVGPAVVGLAATVGLDRLTVIPKPTVAALITGDELVHQGPSGPGQVRDAIGPMLPALITQAGAHLPAGINHLGDSLDELTRGLRESQADLTLVSGSSAAGPADHLRQALTALGAELVVDGVACRPGHPQALAQLPDGRLILGLPGNPFAALVAFLTLGVAAIARMRGLPLAELPQIAIPGGVHCHPTSTRLVPVRLTPDGAVPIGHDGSAMLRGPATADALAVVTPGPTKAIAARLLTSAGTTPWAG; translated from the coding sequence GTGGACGGCCCCCAGGACACACCTCACTCCAACCCGGGCCTTTCTCACTCAGGCCACGTCTCTTGGGACGCGGCCCGCGAGCTGGCGCACGCCGCCGGTCGTCCTGGAGTTGCCGTTTCGCTCGACCTAAGCGAGACGATCGGCTGCGTGCTGGCCGTTCCCCTCATCTCCCCAGTCGCGGTCCCACCGGTTGACCGGTCGGCGATGGACGGGTACGCCGTCTGCGGTCCCGGACCCTGGCAGGTAACCCACCACGTAGCCGCCGGCGCAACCGACCCCGGCGAACTGACCGAGGGTCAAGCCACCACTATCGTCACCGGCGCCACAGTCCCCACCGGAACCACAGCAGTAATCCCCTCAGAACAAGCACTACACACCGGCAACCACTTGACCCGCACCTCACCACCTTCTGAGCGGATGGGAGAGGAGGGCGGACCGGCCCGCGGCACGGGCGGGGTGACGGCCGGCGCCGCGCCTCCACGGGCGCCCGTGCGGGATCACATTCGGCGGGTGGGTGAGGAGTGTTGGGCTGGGGATGAGTTGCTTTCGGCGGGGGTGGTTGTCGGTCCGGCGGTGGTTGGGTTGGCTGCGACGGTTGGGCTTGATCGGCTGACCGTGATCCCCAAGCCAACTGTCGCCGCTCTCATCACCGGTGACGAGCTGGTTCATCAAGGACCGTCCGGCCCTGGCCAAGTACGCGACGCCATCGGCCCGATGCTTCCCGCCCTGATCACCCAAGCCGGCGCCCACCTCCCAGCTGGGATCAACCACCTGGGGGACTCGCTGGACGAGCTGACCCGAGGGTTACGAGAGAGCCAAGCCGACCTCACACTGGTGTCAGGCTCCTCAGCCGCCGGCCCAGCAGACCACCTGCGACAAGCACTGACCGCACTTGGAGCTGAGCTGGTAGTCGACGGCGTCGCCTGCCGCCCAGGGCACCCACAAGCGTTGGCGCAGCTCCCAGACGGACGGCTCATTCTCGGCCTACCAGGCAACCCGTTCGCCGCACTGGTCGCGTTCCTTACCCTGGGTGTTGCAGCCATCGCCCGAATGCGCGGCCTCCCCCTCGCCGAGCTCCCACAGATCGCCATCCCCGGCGGAGTACATTGCCACCCAACCAGCACCCGCCTCGTACCCGTACGCCTCACCCCCGACGGCGCCGTACCCATCGGCCATGACGGCTCCGCCATGCTCCGCGGCCCCGCCACGGCCGACGCCCTCGCCGTCGTCACCCCCGGCCCCACCAAAGCCATCGCCGCCCGCCTCCTGACCTCGGCCGGAACGACACCATGGGCCGGTTGA
- the fdhD gene encoding formate dehydrogenase accessory sulfurtransferase FdhD: MGRLIARRSVSRVVAGEVRARADSIAVEEPLELRVGGVPLAVTMRTPGHDVELAHGFLHTEGVIGTADDLRLARYCDSFDDAGRNTYNVLDVTLAPHVPPPSTGVERNFYTTSSCGVCGKASLDAVRTKTRHSPANDTTTIAYEVLAVLPDALRERQQVFDRTGGLHAAGLFTPAGDLLVVREDVGRHNAVDKVIGWALLNGHVPARGLILIVSGRTSFELAQKAVMAGIPVLGAVSAPSSLAIDLAAESGLTLAGFIRNGNLNVYSRPDRVTT, encoded by the coding sequence ATGGGCCGGTTGATCGCCCGGCGATCCGTCAGCCGGGTAGTCGCCGGCGAAGTACGCGCCCGCGCCGACTCGATCGCGGTTGAGGAACCGCTGGAGCTACGCGTCGGCGGCGTACCGCTGGCAGTGACGATGCGTACGCCGGGTCACGACGTCGAGCTCGCGCATGGATTCCTCCACACCGAAGGCGTGATCGGAACCGCCGACGACCTCCGCCTCGCCCGCTACTGCGACTCTTTCGACGACGCCGGCCGCAACACGTACAACGTCCTCGACGTCACCCTCGCGCCGCACGTCCCGCCACCCAGCACCGGCGTGGAGCGCAACTTCTACACCACTTCCTCCTGCGGTGTCTGCGGCAAAGCGTCCCTCGACGCGGTACGGACGAAGACCCGACACTCCCCCGCAAACGACACCACAACCATCGCGTACGAAGTGCTGGCCGTCCTCCCGGATGCATTGCGTGAACGGCAACAGGTGTTCGACCGTACCGGCGGATTGCACGCGGCCGGACTGTTCACTCCCGCGGGCGACCTGCTCGTCGTACGCGAGGACGTCGGCCGGCACAACGCCGTCGACAAGGTGATCGGGTGGGCGCTGCTGAACGGTCACGTACCAGCGCGCGGTCTGATCCTGATCGTGTCCGGCCGAACCTCGTTCGAGCTGGCGCAGAAGGCGGTGATGGCGGGCATCCCGGTCCTCGGCGCGGTGTCGGCGCCGAGTTCCCTCGCAATCGATCTCGCGGCTGAATCGGGTCTGACGCTGGCCGGTTTCATCCGCAACGGCAACCTGAACGTCTACAGCCGCCCGGACCGCGTGACCACCTGA
- a CDS encoding MerR family transcriptional regulator — protein MGAGLSIGQVAERTGLSVHALRFYEREGLLADPVRRESNGRRVYTEDDVEWLDMCIKFRSSGMPLDTIRQYTDLVRQGPGNEADRLALLRGHQDYVAAQIQELTECMNVITHKVTVYAQHLEDGSAACLWVTPASQAGASEAS, from the coding sequence ATGGGTGCTGGACTGAGTATCGGGCAGGTGGCGGAGCGGACCGGGTTGAGCGTGCACGCGCTCCGGTTCTACGAGCGCGAGGGCCTGCTCGCGGACCCGGTACGACGCGAGTCGAACGGGCGGCGGGTTTACACCGAGGACGACGTCGAGTGGCTGGACATGTGCATCAAGTTCCGCTCGTCGGGGATGCCACTGGACACCATCCGCCAGTACACGGACCTGGTCCGGCAAGGGCCGGGCAACGAGGCGGATCGGCTCGCGCTGTTGCGCGGTCATCAGGATTACGTGGCCGCGCAGATCCAGGAGCTCACCGAGTGTATGAACGTGATCACGCACAAGGTGACCGTGTACGCGCAGCATCTCGAGGACGGGAGCGCGGCGTGTTTGTGGGTGACGCCGGCCAGCCAGGCCGGTGCCAGCGAGGCGTCCTGA